From the genome of Nitrosomonas sp., one region includes:
- a CDS encoding class I SAM-dependent RNA methyltransferase, whose translation MNAHLLSFFAPCPRGLESVLSDELIKTGADAVRPANGGAYFQGNWQTCYLVNLNSRIASRVLWQVAKKSYATETDIYNIVLSLPWQEWFPPELTLRVNLAAIKCPLRSLDFITLKIKDAVCDKFRKTTGKRPSIDTVEPDIRIHGFLNSQDFTVYLDTSGDALFKRGNRKSAGEAPLRENLAAGILYLTGWQPHTPLLDPMCGSGTFLLEAAQIALNIAPGSQRRFAFEQFNHFDQQLWQTLKNKAHAEQRPLVTLPIYGSDLYGYALANARTNLEAAGLLDAVHLKQANILEISAPEPHGTLVINPPYGVRIGKTESLNTFYPEIGNILKNKFSGWNAYILSADPALPKTIRLKASRRTPLFNGALECRLFEYKLVSGSMRTMDKVKIQDH comes from the coding sequence TTGAATGCGCATTTACTCAGTTTTTTTGCGCCGTGCCCACGGGGGCTTGAATCTGTTCTGTCCGATGAATTGATAAAAACAGGCGCCGACGCGGTTCGTCCGGCCAATGGCGGCGCATACTTTCAGGGAAACTGGCAGACCTGCTATCTAGTCAACCTGAATAGTCGCATCGCTAGCCGCGTTTTATGGCAGGTAGCCAAAAAATCCTACGCTACAGAAACGGACATCTACAACATTGTCCTGTCATTGCCCTGGCAAGAATGGTTTCCTCCCGAATTAACCCTACGTGTCAATCTGGCCGCTATCAAATGTCCGTTACGCAGCCTGGATTTTATTACGTTGAAAATCAAGGACGCAGTCTGTGACAAATTCCGCAAAACAACCGGCAAACGCCCCAGTATTGATACCGTAGAACCCGACATCCGTATTCACGGTTTCCTGAATTCACAGGATTTTACTGTCTATCTGGACACATCCGGAGACGCGTTATTTAAACGCGGAAATCGAAAATCTGCGGGAGAAGCGCCATTACGTGAAAACCTGGCGGCCGGCATTCTTTATCTGACGGGCTGGCAACCACACACGCCTTTACTCGACCCCATGTGCGGCAGCGGCACTTTCCTGCTCGAAGCCGCTCAAATTGCACTAAACATCGCGCCCGGTTCACAACGCCGCTTTGCCTTCGAGCAGTTCAACCATTTTGATCAGCAGCTATGGCAAACGCTCAAGAACAAAGCGCATGCAGAACAACGCCCGTTAGTAACGCTGCCAATTTACGGCAGCGATCTGTATGGTTATGCGCTGGCTAATGCACGCACTAACCTGGAAGCGGCCGGACTACTGGATGCCGTACACTTGAAACAAGCCAATATTCTGGAAATTTCAGCGCCGGAACCGCATGGTACTTTAGTGATCAACCCGCCATACGGCGTTCGCATCGGCAAAACCGAATCTTTAAATACATTTTATCCGGAAATTGGCAATATACTGAAAAACAAATTCAGCGGATGGAATGCCTATATCTTGTCTGCCGATCCGGCGTTACCCAAAACAATCCGGCTTAAAGCATCACGCCGCACACCTTTGTTTAACGGCGCACTGGAATGCCGGTTGTTCGAATACAAACTCGTTTCGGGCAGCATGAGAACAATGGATAAAGTCAAGATTCAAGACCACTGA
- a CDS encoding glycerophosphodiester phosphodiesterase — MSTNIPDQETGKCLIFAHRGASAEAMENTRLAFDKALNDAIDGIETDVQLSRDEVAVLWHDRFLGKIGMPDKHIDDFDYAQLKTLNFPQTGSEGIMLLQTFLNDFRQRCRLLIEVKNRDWEPVSRHEIKMQQVLDLIGSVPDDQINERIMVSSFNLPSLIYAHRYRSRAPLIYNLDDHHTENDVRQSLNECAFLYGFCLPIAMLDQALVDLLRREDKCIAVYTCNTDDDIDKALRLGVDILISDVPHKALENRKALSDGA; from the coding sequence ATGTCGACGAACATACCTGATCAAGAAACGGGAAAATGTTTGATTTTTGCACACCGCGGCGCAAGTGCCGAGGCTATGGAAAATACCCGGCTGGCGTTTGACAAGGCGCTGAACGATGCGATCGACGGAATTGAAACCGATGTGCAGTTGAGCCGGGATGAAGTCGCGGTGCTCTGGCATGACCGGTTTCTTGGCAAGATTGGCATGCCAGATAAACATATCGATGATTTCGACTATGCACAGTTGAAAACACTCAATTTTCCCCAGACAGGCAGCGAAGGAATTATGCTATTGCAGACATTTCTGAACGATTTCCGCCAGCGCTGCCGTTTGCTGATTGAGGTCAAGAACCGTGACTGGGAACCTGTTTCCCGCCATGAAATAAAAATGCAACAGGTACTGGATTTGATCGGCTCTGTCCCTGACGATCAAATCAATGAACGGATTATGGTTTCATCGTTCAATCTGCCCAGTCTGATCTATGCGCATCGTTACCGGTCCCGAGCGCCGCTGATTTATAATCTGGATGATCACCATACCGAAAATGATGTGCGCCAGTCATTAAACGAATGCGCTTTTCTTTATGGATTTTGTCTGCCGATTGCCATGCTGGATCAAGCGCTTGTTGATCTGCTGCGTAGGGAAGACAAATGCATTGCTGTTTATACCTGTAATACCGATGACGATATCGACAAAGCACTGCGGCTGGGTGTGGATATTCTGATCAGCGATGTGCCGCATAAAGCACTGGAAAATCGCAAGGCGTTATCGGACGGCGCATGA
- a CDS encoding DUF423 domain-containing protein: MPKTFLLLGAINTFLCIALGAFGAHGLKNILSSEMLAIFHTGVQYHLYHALGLLFIGLLLLNYAKSRLIALSGWFMLLGIVLFSVSLYVLSLTGITSLGMITPFGGVSFMIAWALLIIALWKENSAAQ; encoded by the coding sequence ATGCCTAAAACTTTTCTCTTACTGGGCGCCATAAACACCTTTCTGTGCATCGCACTTGGCGCTTTTGGCGCACATGGCTTAAAAAACATACTCAGCAGCGAAATGCTGGCCATTTTCCACACCGGCGTACAGTATCATTTATATCACGCTCTGGGCCTGCTCTTTATCGGGTTGCTGCTGTTAAATTATGCCAAATCACGTCTTATAGCGCTGTCCGGCTGGTTTATGTTACTGGGCATCGTCCTGTTTAGCGTTAGTCTGTACGTGTTAAGCCTGACTGGAATAACCAGCCTTGGAATGATTACGCCATTTGGCGGCGTTTCCTTCATGATCGCATGGGCACTGCTTATCATTGCGCTCTGGAAAGAAAACAGCGCTGCGCAGTAA
- a CDS encoding FGGY family carbohydrate kinase, translating to MPINAPEVAIALDLGSTSIKAALLDQHGELRNIVSRPAPEIEHQGERYESDALRYLEIAEAALSECLANTESKPPLGLCSQRSSFLIWDKKSGIPVTPLISWQDSRGSHFYDETGKAAKVAKIAALIPALTGLRLTPYYFAPKLSVLLRDHPDWREKLIQGIWLAGTLDTFLIWRWSNGQYFCTDVSMAARTLLMDIHQQQWSEELCSLFNIPSRILPRIMPSARLNLSVLDTLMLQASVGDQSAALFASVMNDSSKALVNLGTGGFVIRCLKGDVQPLDGYLHTLVYQDRHRAVYMASEGTLNSIAAALAPYPFRTCKIDEFATSDIMCLAEPSGLGAPYFNSHLGVCFSVSTEALTTRQTAVLLLEAIVFRVVRILEDYHRQMPLTQVYLSGGLSELACLQQGIAQCVSFPVMHLQQKEASLLGAALFAAHDKIHIHLRAKEIEVVFRNRALIKKYHQWKRWLDGLLESRG from the coding sequence ATGCCGATCAATGCGCCGGAAGTTGCTATAGCGCTTGACCTGGGTTCAACGTCGATCAAGGCCGCGTTACTGGATCAGCATGGTGAACTTCGGAATATTGTCAGCCGGCCGGCACCTGAGATCGAACATCAGGGTGAACGCTATGAAAGCGATGCTTTGCGTTACCTTGAAATCGCTGAAGCGGCGCTTTCCGAATGCCTTGCAAATACTGAGTCGAAACCGCCATTAGGGCTTTGCAGCCAGCGATCATCATTTCTGATCTGGGATAAAAAGAGCGGAATACCGGTTACGCCATTGATTTCGTGGCAGGACAGCCGCGGTAGTCATTTTTATGATGAAACTGGAAAAGCCGCAAAGGTTGCAAAAATCGCGGCGTTGATTCCGGCATTGACCGGGTTGCGCCTGACGCCATACTACTTTGCGCCCAAGCTCAGTGTTTTACTCAGGGATCATCCGGACTGGCGTGAGAAACTGATACAGGGTATCTGGCTTGCGGGTACGCTGGATACCTTTCTGATCTGGCGCTGGAGTAACGGTCAGTATTTCTGCACCGATGTATCCATGGCTGCGCGCACGCTACTCATGGATATACATCAGCAACAATGGTCTGAAGAGTTGTGCAGTCTCTTTAACATTCCGTCCCGAATTCTGCCTCGGATCATGCCTTCGGCGCGGCTCAATCTGTCCGTGCTCGATACCCTGATGTTGCAGGCGAGCGTTGGCGATCAATCCGCAGCGCTTTTTGCGAGCGTTATGAACGATTCATCAAAGGCATTGGTCAATCTGGGCACCGGCGGATTTGTGATCCGCTGTTTGAAAGGGGATGTTCAACCATTGGACGGTTATCTGCATACCCTGGTTTATCAAGATCGGCATCGTGCTGTCTATATGGCCAGCGAGGGCACATTAAATTCAATCGCCGCAGCATTGGCGCCCTATCCGTTTCGCACGTGCAAAATAGACGAATTCGCAACCAGCGATATTATGTGTCTTGCCGAACCCAGTGGTCTTGGTGCGCCCTATTTCAACAGTCACCTGGGGGTTTGTTTTTCCGTATCCACGGAAGCGCTGACAACGCGGCAAACCGCCGTTCTGCTACTCGAAGCAATTGTGTTCAGGGTGGTGCGTATTCTCGAAGACTATCACCGGCAGATGCCGCTCACTCAGGTATATCTCTCCGGCGGTCTGTCGGAACTGGCCTGCCTGCAACAAGGCATCGCGCAATGCGTCTCTTTCCCGGTAATGCATTTGCAGCAAAAGGAGGCAAGTCTTCTCGGTGCCGCATTGTTTGCGGCACACGATAAAATCCATATACATCTACGAGCGAAAGAAATCGAAGTGGTGTTTAGAAACCGTGCGTTGATAAAGAAATATCATCAGTGGAAAAGATGGCTGGATGGTTTGCTGGAAAGCAGGGGATAG
- a CDS encoding glycerol-3-phosphate dehydrogenase/oxidase gives MKRHPSPLWHQTFDLLVCGGGVYGAWTAYDAALRGLKVALIDQGDWANATSSASSKLVHGGLRYLEHYEFKLVRKTLAEREMLMKVAPHRVWPLRFGVPVYAHSRVGALRLKLGLMLYDFLAVSQRAMMRHRFFSHRRFCERFPFLNTKSLSSGFTYADAQTDDARLVLELVSGAIDAGAVCVNYCTLMHVLENDGQASGAKIHDRLTDEEHEVRAHQIVYATGPWLATDSQDQVNCLLTRGIHLIMPAMLKNEALLLTARSDGRVFFLIPWYGLTLLGTTDTAYQGSLDSIDVEKSEVQYLLNAVNDYLRTPWTQDDIIAAFAGVRVLKQDEQAHQASSAVTAAPSSVSRDWVLKTASNGVHYSIGGKLTSARQDAAQIVDQVCKQRNVQMSCTTLDRFFPWSPQHSKDFQDLWKNYPAWSAAIQERAVQLGVDSESALWLIRRHGRNVPEILNAIELQPALAGRIIPALPFIDADLIFCAANEMVMHLDDLLRRRIPLLILAKLTEADLHRIVDKISGALHWDEIRRRQEIARCRTGPYF, from the coding sequence ATGAAACGCCATCCGTCGCCGCTATGGCATCAAACATTTGATTTGCTTGTCTGCGGCGGCGGGGTTTATGGCGCCTGGACAGCCTATGATGCGGCGCTACGTGGTTTGAAAGTGGCGCTCATTGACCAGGGCGATTGGGCGAATGCGACCTCATCAGCTTCCAGCAAGCTGGTGCACGGCGGTTTGCGCTATCTGGAACACTATGAATTCAAACTGGTGCGTAAAACCCTGGCTGAGCGGGAAATGCTGATGAAGGTGGCCCCGCATCGTGTCTGGCCGCTGCGTTTTGGCGTGCCGGTTTATGCGCATAGCCGTGTCGGCGCGTTGCGTTTAAAGCTTGGCCTGATGCTGTACGATTTTCTGGCTGTGAGTCAGCGAGCCATGATGCGGCATCGTTTTTTTAGTCATCGGCGTTTTTGTGAACGCTTTCCCTTTCTGAATACCAAATCGTTAAGCAGCGGCTTTACGTATGCTGATGCGCAAACCGACGATGCGCGGCTGGTTCTGGAGCTCGTCAGCGGCGCAATCGATGCCGGCGCTGTTTGCGTGAACTACTGTACGTTGATGCATGTGCTGGAAAATGACGGGCAGGCCAGCGGCGCAAAAATTCATGATAGGCTGACCGATGAAGAACACGAAGTTCGTGCGCATCAAATTGTTTATGCGACTGGCCCCTGGCTGGCGACGGATAGTCAGGATCAGGTCAACTGTTTGTTGACCAGGGGCATACACCTGATCATGCCGGCCATGCTCAAAAATGAAGCCTTGCTGCTTACGGCCAGATCGGATGGGCGCGTGTTTTTCTTGATTCCATGGTATGGGTTGACGCTGCTGGGTACCACTGATACGGCTTATCAGGGGTCGTTGGACAGCATCGACGTTGAAAAATCGGAAGTGCAATATTTGCTCAACGCGGTGAATGATTATCTGAGAACACCGTGGACACAAGACGATATCATTGCCGCATTTGCCGGAGTACGCGTGCTAAAGCAGGATGAACAAGCACATCAGGCGTCATCTGCTGTGACCGCTGCGCCTTCATCGGTAAGCCGCGACTGGGTACTGAAAACGGCATCGAATGGTGTACATTATTCAATTGGCGGCAAATTGACGTCCGCACGTCAGGATGCCGCGCAGATTGTCGATCAGGTTTGCAAACAACGCAATGTTCAAATGTCTTGTACGACGCTGGACCGGTTTTTCCCCTGGTCGCCGCAACATTCGAAGGATTTTCAGGACTTGTGGAAGAATTATCCCGCCTGGTCAGCGGCAATCCAGGAACGAGCCGTGCAATTAGGCGTCGATTCGGAAAGCGCGTTGTGGTTAATCCGCCGTCATGGTCGCAACGTCCCGGAAATACTGAACGCCATCGAATTGCAGCCTGCCCTGGCCGGCCGGATTATTCCGGCGCTGCCGTTTATTGATGCAGACCTGATATTTTGCGCCGCGAACGAAATGGTCATGCATTTGGATGACTTATTGCGCCGCCGTATTCCGCTGCTGATACTGGCGAAATTGACTGAAGCAGACTTGCATCGGATTGTTGACAAAATTTCAGGTGCGCTGCACTGGGATGAAATCCGGCGCCGGCAGGAAATCGCGCGTTGCCGGACAGGGCCTTATTTCTGA
- the xseA gene encoding exodeoxyribonuclease VII large subunit, whose product MSLLPTPETVHKIITVSELNRIAKAVLENNIPLLWVNGEISNLKRYPSGHWYFSLKDANSQVRCVMFRHKNQYIDWQPREGMQVEVLALVSLYEARGDFQLNVESIRSAGLGKLFEAFEQLKARLENEGLFDPARKKNPPTFPRQIGIITSLATAALRDVITTLRRRMPMLPVIIYPAPVQGKEAAQSIAASIAIACKRQECDVLILCRGGGSIEDLWAFNEEVVARAIATCSIPVISGIGHETDFTIADFVADKRAPTPTGAAELASPAIETLQQQLKKQHQHLQRAMMRHLENRMQRIDVFAHRLIHPGERLKSQFVHFQHLQERLMSSWTYQVEKKLWKIREYQQRIESGRPDIPRIKEQQSRLAARLQQTVAHYFGALDNKLQHQHVKLMHLNPQTILDRGYCIAYSSQESVVRNANQIRIGEKIQVKFAKGKVDATVIKIKKKKSDTPTT is encoded by the coding sequence ATGAGTTTGTTACCCACACCTGAGACTGTACATAAGATTATAACGGTAAGCGAATTGAATCGTATTGCAAAAGCTGTTCTTGAAAACAATATCCCTTTACTTTGGGTAAATGGTGAGATTTCAAATCTTAAGCGATATCCATCCGGTCACTGGTATTTTTCACTCAAAGATGCCAATTCACAAGTCCGTTGCGTCATGTTCCGGCACAAAAACCAGTATATCGACTGGCAACCACGCGAAGGCATGCAAGTCGAAGTGCTCGCACTGGTATCGCTTTATGAAGCGCGCGGCGATTTTCAACTGAATGTTGAATCCATACGCAGCGCTGGCCTGGGTAAATTGTTTGAAGCATTTGAACAACTCAAGGCACGGCTGGAAAATGAAGGTTTATTTGATCCGGCACGCAAAAAAAACCCGCCCACTTTTCCCAGGCAGATCGGCATCATCACATCTTTGGCTACGGCAGCATTGCGCGACGTCATTACCACCCTGCGACGCCGCATGCCCATGTTACCGGTGATTATCTATCCTGCGCCCGTTCAAGGCAAAGAAGCTGCGCAAAGTATTGCCGCATCGATTGCAATTGCATGCAAGCGGCAAGAATGCGATGTCTTGATCCTGTGCAGAGGCGGGGGCAGCATTGAAGATTTATGGGCATTTAATGAAGAAGTTGTCGCCCGCGCAATTGCAACCTGCTCAATCCCGGTCATCAGCGGCATTGGTCATGAAACCGATTTCACTATCGCCGATTTTGTTGCCGACAAGCGCGCCCCCACGCCGACAGGTGCAGCAGAATTGGCTAGCCCGGCAATTGAAACATTACAACAGCAACTGAAAAAGCAACACCAGCATTTGCAACGCGCAATGATGCGCCACCTGGAAAACCGCATGCAGCGCATCGATGTCTTTGCACACCGGCTCATTCACCCGGGAGAGCGACTCAAAAGCCAGTTTGTGCATTTTCAACATTTACAAGAACGTTTAATGAGCAGTTGGACGTATCAAGTCGAAAAAAAACTATGGAAAATCAGGGAATACCAACAACGCATCGAATCAGGCCGTCCGGACATCCCCCGTATAAAGGAGCAACAAAGCAGACTGGCAGCCCGGTTACAACAAACTGTCGCACACTACTTTGGCGCCCTGGACAATAAACTACAGCACCAGCATGTCAAATTAATGCACCTAAACCCACAAACAATCCTAGACCGGGGTTACTGTATCGCCTACTCGTCGCAAGAATCGGTAGTGCGTAATGCGAATCAAATCCGTATTGGCGAAAAAATTCAGGTAAAATTCGCGAAAGGGAAGGTCGACGCAACAGTAATAAAAATCAAAAAAAAAAAATCTGATACGCCAACAACTTGA